tgtacttttgccTCTATAAATCTCAGTACCTACCCTAACTCCTATAAATCTCAGTACCTACCCTaactcaggggtgggcaaactacgacccgcgggccaaatccggcccgttgggtaatttcAATATGACCCGCCTGATGCTCCACAATCAAACTGGAATCAAATTTAGATGTTTTAACCTCAAGCAATTTATTGAGAtcgtgattaaatttagttttggcacgaggcttattgttttccacttttgcttttgtaacactgtaaatattgtttataaaatgtaaatttttacgTCACATTCACACTTCCCGCAATCTTAGATGTGCAAAATtgttggcccctggtccaaaaaccttgcccacacCTGCCCTAAATGATTAAAACGcatgttaaaaaatattgatcgcttataacaatgatgtcgccgccagtcgccttcaaaaaCTATATATTCTTTTTGGGATACACgtgaacaataaaatatatatgtgttatttttgagTCTTCGATTCgcgtaaaaataaaacatgctCTGAATCaacaatttattaatatatacctTTTtaaaatcgagtttattacgtgcaatctTTTCCCTACAAAGGGAGCAATGGAAAACATGGAGAATTTTTACATgcactactaaattgcaagcataATTGACGAGTGGCATCTACCATTTGCGCACGCGACATAGTAAGAAGTATATGGAATTATGTAGAAGCATTGTACTCAAAAgcttttcatttttcatattgtCATGTAAGAATTTTGAAATAGCCGCCTAGAATTAACAGTAGGTGGtgggctagaaatgcagttAACCAAGGtgcacattgacccacgtttactTTGGATTATGGCCGCCAAAAAAgaggaaaaatatatttttgaagtgATTCAACAGCTACCTGTGGAACGATTAGTCAAAAAATAGGAGCTacaaccagtgttccctctaaggtgtgcgcgtgtgcgcgcgcacacagctttcagaggctgcgcacacgcatagatttactgcgcatagacgtatttcgatgtaatgtaacaatgtgctcggttggcaggttgagaaagtttgttgttggcccacttattacccggttagaacgccaaaatttcttcattggtttttgcacaaatatcagtcatttccaaaaaagtgcgcacacaccaaaatttctgcgcacacatactacaaaaaattagagggaacattggctacaacgtatgtttgtgagcgcaccTTGCTGTAGCATGGTCATAAACGTATTTTTCTGCTtttccattatgacgtcacggactcggcagattcgagtccttgacctattactcggattcgtctaatctctgtaatgccggactcgtcccatccctaacCTCAACTGCTGCCATTTCTCTATCTCTGCTACCTACAAGCTTTTATTTATCAACCGAAATTATTCCTATAAGGTCTGAATGGAGCCATTCTCAGACTATTTCTGagatataaataatatagatcaagtcaagataaaaacaaatgttgaaaaagcagatatatatatatatatatcgaaaaatATGGTTCCGAAGTGAATGCATATTTCGTCAATTGTCACCATGACTCATTTTTCCTAACCTAAATCTAACTGATTGCCGTTCCATACAAGTCAATATCAAGATAGGTTGGGATTTCATTCTAATTACAAAGTTGAATGCCAATAAAATGACTCCAAATTATCCTAGTCCATCGGTAGACTATCAGTTCAGTTCGGACAAAGCAATAATGATCTTGTCAACCTTCATATGTAGTATATTCACATATCACTACAAGAAATAAAAGTCAACCTTATAATAATGTTCGAACACATGCTGTTGTAGACATATTGTGTTCATATTGTACGTTACCAAACCATGTAGGACAGGTAGCCTATCTATCTACGTTTTGCTGCAACGCATATTTTGTAATAAACATAAGGAGCACAATTTAGTTTGCTTCAGAGTTGTGTTGTTATCGAAAATAACATGGCTGAGCTAATAAAAGTGGTGAACCATTTCGAATGAACACAGGTACTATctgtaaaaatttaaaactgttttaaaAAGCCATGTGAAGTCATATAAATGGCAataatggtgaccgtacatttgaacccatgcgtatatccacgggttcaatctatatacgggtgctaaaacccatgggttagggttagtatgggtttaactatccgtgaaacaaaaaaaattccataggtgcaatagcatacaggtgcaattgtcatgggttcaaatgtacgtgggttcaaatgtaatggaaccggcaATAATATCAGATCACATTAGAAACAATAGCTTGttttaaagtaaaaaaatcGGTGTAGCACCGTGAACGAAATGAATGTGGGGTTAAGgaaatacaataaaatgaatacccaatatttttgattcttcaGATTAAATTTATCGTTTAGTTAATCCTAAATTCAACATTCAGCTGCATATCAGTAAAGAATTTTGTAAATGTATGTTAAAGGCATCAGCACAGTCGATCATAACATTGGTATGTTTTCACTGACCAATTCGTTGAAGACTTTATTCCCCAGTTCCATTAGTTGTCATGTGTTTACTTTTAAAAGTAACCAATGAAGTTTATGATACACTGCATCACGATAAAGCAGTTATCATGCATATTTATTGTTGCATTATTTGCGAATTTGGTAACTAGTATTTTAGTTGCGAGTTTTGCCAAACGATAGTTGCAGGTGAATAGGAGGTTGAAACATGCTGAACACAAATATGCAGCATACCTGAAGTACACCGGTATTGCCAAGTTATAGGGAGATAGTTATATCttgaaacatttcaaatttttcatttcttctatCCATGTTAGCCACAAATAAGAATTCACAGTACACGCCGGAACAGTTTGTTTCTCGCTGTGAAATTGGAAGAGATTTGACGCCGTGAGTCGTGAACTTGGAGGTGCGAAAAATTGTCTCTGAGCTAATTGGACGTTGTCATGATAATTGCGGTGAACTTTTGGCCTTTGTGCTAAAAATACACACTTTTTCTCCTGTCGCCTAGTTGAAATTCTCGTATAAAAGCGACTCACAATGTTCATGCTATCATATCGAAAAGATTAGCTCTCAGGTAGCAAAGCAAGAATTACATCGAGCAACGAAATAAAAACAATCAGTCAAAATGGAAGCTATCAAGAAGAAGATGATGATGTTGAAACTCGACAAAGAAAACGCAATGGATAGATCTGAACAATCTGAAGTTGACAAAAAATCAATGGAAGACAAAGTCGGAAAGGTATAGCAAATAGTTTGTATTTATAAAGCTACGCTTCCCACTCCATTCCACGTGGCATTTACTTAGTTATGTATTGTTGGAAACGACAAAATAGCTCAGTAAATGGAAAGGTGATAGCAAGGAACAAGTAGATGATCGTGCGCTCGCACATTCGCAATCAATAATAGTGAGATGCTATTTCTATTCATATTTAACGAACTGAACTAATGAACATTTTGTACCACAGCTTGCGGAAGAGCTTTTAACTCTGGAGAAACGATTCAAAGCAACCGAAGACGACTTGGAGGGTGCAAAAGAAAAACTTAAACAAAGCCAAGAGTGTCTCGATTCAGCTGAAAAGAAAGCCAGCGATGTGAGTGATAAGCGACATTTATGTAATATCGATCAGCATCATCAGGATAACAAATCGTTCCACTTTTGTTCAGTTTAAAACTAAATGACAAAACGTTACTAATTTATAGTCGTGTAATTTCGTGTCTTAGGTGTTAATGTAAATCGTTATATCGTTAAAAAATATTGCTGTATTACCAGGCTGAGCAAGAGGTCAATGCTTTGAACAAGAAGATTGCAAACTTTGAAGATCAACTGGAAAGTGGCCAGGAAAAATTAGCGATATCTCAACAAAAACAAGAAGATGCTGAGAAAGCTGCCGATGAAAGCGAACGGTGAGTAATAATTAAACAAATTGTAGCGACAGCTGCTAAACTCGCCCATCTACAATCTAccaactaaaataaaaacaatatttgacaCTGAATTATCATGGATTAGGGCACACGATGGAAGTAAAAAGTAATTAGAATATATGCACGCTATTTATTTTTCACAGAGGACGTAAGGTTATTGAAAATCGAACCATCAAAGACGAAGAAAGATTAACTCAACAAGAAGTTAATTTAAAGGAAGCCAAAGAAATCGCAGAAGATGCTGACCGTAAATATGAAGAAGTCGCGAGAAAATTAGCCGCGACTGAAACTGATCTCGAGAGGGCAGAAGAGAGATTCGAGCTTGCTGAAAGGTGAGAGTTCTAGAGAGAGTTCTAGTTTTCGGAGCCGCAATCCTATTGTATACATTTTTCACGTTTGAAAATCGAATtttattgacaaaaaaatttaggaaaatcACCCAATTTCATTAATCGACATTCAATAAGTTCACTCCTATATTACAATGAACATTCTACTTATTCACGGATTTTAGTCAAAATGTTGGCCCGGCGTGAGTAATTACAGCTCAAACTTGTATGAATTTATCGCGGCTTTCGTAAATTTCTAATATTTGTTCTTCTATGTGATATTTACTTTATTACTTTAAATCCCTTCACAGCAAAGCTACAGAGCTTGAAGAAG
The sequence above is a segment of the Styela clava chromosome 7, kaStyClav1.hap1.2, whole genome shotgun sequence genome. Coding sequences within it:
- the LOC120328704 gene encoding uncharacterized protein LOC120328704, translated to MEAIKKKMMMLKLDKENAMDRSEQSEVDKKSMEDKVGKLAEELLTLEKRFKATEDDLEGAKEKLKQSQECLDSAEKKASDAEQEVNALNKKIANFEDQLESGQEKLAISQQKQEDAEKAADESERGRKVIENRTIKDEERLTQQEVNLKEAKEIAEDADRKYEEVARKLAATETDLERAEERFELAESKATELEEELKNAANNLKSLEAAAEKFSSKQVQYEDEIKTLNDRLKDSEDRAETAEKSVSELERTIDELEDELHSQKVRMRDVNENLAAY